GTTGTATCCCAGATGAACTCCGTCCGCATCCACTGCCAGGGCAATGTCGATACGGTCGTTGATGATGAGCCTTGCGTTGTGGCGAGTCGTCAGCTTGCGCATCTCATAGGCAAGCTCATACAGTTCCTTGCTGGACAGATCCTTTTCCCGCAGCTGGATGGCACGGACGCCTCCCCGGAGTGCGTCCTCAACCACGAATTCCAGGTTCCGGCCACCGGTCTGCTTGCGGTCTGTGATCAGATAGAGATCGAAATCTATCCAGGGAGAAGAGGATCTCACTCAATTATTCCTTCAATGGGGCTGGAGGCGGTCGCATAGAGTTTTTTCGGGATCCTGCCGGCCCTGTAGGCGAGGCGTCCGGCGCGAACGGCAAGGTTCATAGCTTCAGCCATGGCGATGGGGTCTTTGGCTCCGGCAATGCCGGTGTTCATCAGAACGCCATCACAGCCCAACTCCATGGCAATGGCGGCATCGGAAGCGGTGCCTACACCAGCATCGACAATTACCGGCACTTTGACTGTCTCCATGATGATGCGAATATTATACGGGTTCCTGATGCCGAGGCCGCTGCCTATCGGCGCACCCAGGGGCATGACCGCTGCACAGCCGATGTCTTCCAGCTTCTTGCAGAAGATGGGATCGTCGGTTGTGTAGGGGAGGACGGTGAATCCCTCCTTGATCAGGACTTTTGCTGCCTTGAGCAACTCTTCGTTGTCAGGAAAGAGGGTCTTCTCATCCCCCAGCACCTCAAGCTTGACGAAATCCGAGAGTCCGGCTTCCCGTGCCAGCCTGCATGTGCGGATGGCGTCTTCGGCGGTATAGCAGCCGGCGGTATTGGGCAACAGGGTATATTTGCCGGTATCGATGTGGTCCAGGAGCGATTCCTTGCTCCTGTCGGAGATATTCACCCGGCGCACGGCGACGGTGATGATTTCGGCGCCCGATACCTCAATGGCCTTGATCATCTGCTGGAAATTTGCGTATTTGCCGGTACCTACCATCAGGCGGGAATTGAACTCCCGGCCGGCTATTATCAGTTTATCGGAACTTGACATTGGTTTGTCTCCTGGGTGATTAGCAGGTTGTTTAAAAACTGTTGCGTGGCCGATCTGCTGCGTTATCGCTCGCTCAAAACCTCAACGTACAGTGGGTACGCTTCGGCTTTTCGCTCGCTTAAGCCTTGCATTTCGGCCTACTCTCGACGTTTTTCAACAACCTGTTAGGGAATGATTGCGTTAACGGCCTCCGCCGACGAAATGAACGATCTCCATCTGGTCGCCATCCTTCAGCATGGTCGTGCCATAGTCGGCTTTGGGCAGGATATCGAGGTTCAGTTCAACGGCGACCCGTTTCGGATCGATTTCTATCTTTTGCAGAAAGGAGAGGACTGACATCGCGTCGATGGCTGTTTTTTCTCCATTTACGGTTATTTCCATGATGACTCCATCCGATTAAACCAGCTGAGAAGGAAACAATAAAAGCCGCTGATGCGGCTTGTGGTTGCGATGACGCCTGGGGTAAATTACAATGTTACCCAGTTGCTGTCAACTCTTTTCTTGGGGTAGAGTATTGTTTTTAAAGGGGTTTGCGGCGATGAGGCTACTGTTGCAGCCGCTGTTTTCTGCCGGACTCGTCCAGGGCTTCAAGCTCCTTCCTGATCTCTTCATTGCAGAAGGTCCAGATGTGGTAGCTTTCCAGCCCTAAAACAGTGACCCCTGCGGCAAAGACTGCCCAGACATTGTCAGGCAGTACCCCTCCCAGGTGATAAAAAAGATAAAAGCCGGAAAGATATCCCACATGAGCCATGCCGCTGTAACTTTGAGAGCCCCCCATCATCCGTGACAGAATGAGGATGATGGCGGAAAAGGCATAGAGCAGAAGTGCGGTGCTGATCATGTTGGCCGATGGTGGTGTACCGAGAACGTTTCGCATCCCGGTTGGAAGGGAGGGGAGAAAGTCGAAATCCCTGATCGCCCCGATGCTGACGGCAGTGAACAGCGCCAAGGCGTGAAGCCCATGGCTGGACCTGGCTTTCAGTCGCCGGATCTTTTCCCTGCTTTCCCGGAAGCCTGGCGGCTCAGGCAACGGCTCATCATTTGCCTGCGTGTTTGAATGGGGAGCTTGCTTGCTCATGGCCGATGGTATCTCCCGGGCCTCTGCGGCAGTGAAAGCAGTTACATCATTTCTTCAGCTTCCATGGCCGGCTTGTGATCGGTTTTGCGACTGCCTTTCAGTTTTCTCAGTTCCTCTTCAGCCAGTTTCAGTTGGGAAGCAATCGACCTGACATCACCGGCCAGATCGGTCAGTTCGCCGGAAATGCCTGAAAGATCATGAGAAAGACTACCACTGTTCACATTTGATGTAAATGTCCTGATTTGCCGAAGAGGCATGAAGACCTGTCGTCTCAGGAGAGCCGCGACTCCCCCGACCGATAACAGGAGGACCATGAAGCTGAAGACGATCATGCGGCTCTGCAGGACTGTCAAGTTGCTGTTCAGGTGCTCAGCCGAAAGGCCGATATCGAGGATTCCTAAAATCTTCTGGTCTGCGCTGTGGAAGTGGCACGAAGCCGTGTAGCAGGCAGGGTCATTGTAAAGGGGTGATGTTATGGCGATTATATCCTTCCCCTGCGGGTTTTGATAGCGCCTTGCCCGCTCCATCTGCTTGAGGGTTGATTTCGCTACCGGCCCGGCATGGCAGCCGATGCAACCCGCAGCCTTTTTGTCCACATAGGTGAAGACCTCACCGTGGTTGCCGGAGAACATGACCAGCCCCTTCTTGTTGAAGATGCGCACATGCTCCACTTCATCCTGACTGCTGACGTTGTCGATGATGTTTCTCAGGGTCTCCCGGTCCCCTTTCAACATGGCGTAATGGGTCGATCTGGTGATGGTGTCGGCAAGCTTTGTTTCATAGGAGACGGCGTCGCTGATCATATCTTCTTTAAGCGCAGAGAAGAGAAGGATGCAACAGACAACGACGAATCCCGTTATGGCCACTGCTACCGGCACGATGGCTCTGGCTGTCAGGCTCTTCAACATGATTGCACCTCCCCGGTCCTGCGTTTGTCCCGTGATTTCAGGTGTTTAAGGGGCTTCTTTTGGGGGACAAGAGGCCCCTTCGACATCATCTTATCCCTATTAAACTTTATGGCAGCGATCGCAGTTTTCCTTAACCGTAAATGCGGTTTTGCTGTCATGACATGCACCGCAGGATTTCCCTTTTTCCATTTCAGCCATGGTAACTGCTTTTTTGTGGCCGCGGTGGCTGTAGAGGTGGGCATGGCAGTCCTTGCATCCATATGCATCCAGGTGGAATACGTGGCTGAATTCCACATTGCCCGCCCCGGCTATTTTATAGCTTCGATCTTTTACGGGGTGGCAGCGGGTGCACTTGCTCAGGGCAAAACTTTTTTTCCCGTCATGACAAGCCCCGCACGACTTTCCTTTTTCCATTTCGGCCATATTCACTCTTTTGTTTGGCCCCGGTTTGAAGATCGCGTT
This region of Geotalea daltonii FRC-32 genomic DNA includes:
- a CDS encoding thiazole synthase, whose protein sequence is MSSSDKLIIAGREFNSRLMVGTGKYANFQQMIKAIEVSGAEIITVAVRRVNISDRSKESLLDHIDTGKYTLLPNTAGCYTAEDAIRTCRLAREAGLSDFVKLEVLGDEKTLFPDNEELLKAAKVLIKEGFTVLPYTTDDPIFCKKLEDIGCAAVMPLGAPIGSGLGIRNPYNIRIIMETVKVPVIVDAGVGTASDAAIAMELGCDGVLMNTGIAGAKDPIAMAEAMNLAVRAGRLAYRAGRIPKKLYATASSPIEGIIE
- the thiS gene encoding sulfur carrier protein ThiS; amino-acid sequence: MEITVNGEKTAIDAMSVLSFLQKIEIDPKRVAVELNLDILPKADYGTTMLKDGDQMEIVHFVGGGR